A DNA window from Pseudodesulfovibrio thermohalotolerans contains the following coding sequences:
- a CDS encoding MBL fold metallo-hydrolase, which translates to MYFKQITTPGLGCFSYVIGCPAAGEMIVVDPKRDVQDYLDISREEGMKIVHAIDTHVHADHVSGAQELKSQTGCDIMVYETSPVTYDFTPLAEGDPLTVGNAKLEVLHTPGHTPDALSLLVTDTTRGDEPWMLLTGDVLFVNDIGRPDLVGGAKLDEQVRNLWNTLYVKFEKFPDSLEVFPAHGAGSLCGRGMSSKPSSTLGFERRHNPMLGFDNFEEFHLAMSQNFPARPKSFTHIISTNAGGAPLLERCPLDLAMNPYKFEEKMLDGAVVIDVRDAAAFAGYHIPGSLNIGFEPSLANWVGMTVEPDADILLVVDTREDYDRMRTELHRIGYDRIYGYLSGGIQAWVYSGRPVDSLAIDSAQVLQNIQEEGKPISLIDVRTPTEWEGGHIPGAKHLPLVDILDGKVDLDENAHHLLYCAAGYRANIAASYLQKHGYWDVRSLAGGYLAWSRAGFQTEK; encoded by the coding sequence ATGTACTTCAAACAGATCACCACACCCGGACTCGGTTGTTTTTCCTACGTCATCGGCTGCCCGGCCGCCGGCGAAATGATCGTCGTGGACCCAAAGCGCGACGTGCAGGACTATCTTGACATCTCCCGCGAGGAGGGCATGAAGATCGTCCACGCCATCGACACCCACGTTCACGCCGACCACGTATCCGGCGCGCAGGAGCTCAAGTCCCAAACCGGCTGCGATATCATGGTCTACGAGACCTCGCCGGTCACCTATGACTTCACGCCCCTGGCCGAAGGCGACCCACTGACCGTAGGCAACGCCAAGCTCGAAGTCCTGCACACCCCCGGCCACACCCCGGACGCCCTGTCCCTGCTGGTCACCGACACCACGCGCGGCGACGAGCCGTGGATGCTGCTCACCGGCGACGTGCTTTTCGTCAACGACATCGGCCGCCCCGACCTGGTGGGCGGAGCCAAGCTCGACGAGCAGGTCCGGAACCTATGGAACACCCTGTACGTCAAGTTCGAGAAATTCCCCGACAGCCTGGAGGTCTTCCCGGCGCATGGCGCGGGTTCCCTGTGCGGACGCGGCATGTCCTCGAAGCCTAGCTCCACACTGGGCTTCGAACGTCGGCACAACCCCATGCTGGGCTTCGACAACTTCGAGGAATTCCATTTGGCCATGAGCCAGAATTTCCCGGCCAGGCCTAAATCCTTCACCCACATCATCTCCACCAACGCGGGCGGTGCGCCGCTCCTGGAACGATGCCCGCTCGACCTGGCCATGAACCCGTACAAGTTCGAGGAGAAAATGCTGGACGGCGCCGTGGTCATTGATGTGCGCGACGCCGCGGCGTTCGCCGGATACCATATCCCCGGCTCCCTCAATATCGGCTTCGAGCCGAGCCTGGCCAACTGGGTCGGCATGACCGTGGAGCCCGACGCCGACATCCTCCTGGTGGTCGACACACGCGAGGACTACGACCGGATGCGCACGGAGCTGCACCGCATAGGCTACGACCGCATCTACGGCTACCTGTCCGGCGGCATCCAGGCCTGGGTCTATTCCGGCCGCCCGGTGGACTCCCTGGCCATCGACTCCGCCCAGGTCCTCCAGAACATCCAGGAGGAAGGCAAGCCGATCAGCCTTATCGACGTGCGCACTCCCACCGAGTGGGAAGGCGGACACATCCCCGGCGCCAAGCACCTCCCCCTGGTCGACATTCTCGACGGCAAGGTGGATCTCGACGAGAACGCGCATCACCTGCTCTACTGCGCGGCCGGTTATCGCGCCAACATCGCGGCGTCCTACCTTCAGAAGCACGGTTACTGGGATGTGCGCAGCCTTGCGGGCGGCTATCTCGCATGGAGCCGCGCGGGCTTCCAAACCGAAAAATAA
- the thiM gene encoding hydroxyethylthiazole kinase encodes MSASETLIKRVWNDVRAVREQAPLIVNITNYVVTNNTANSLLALGASPAMNHVAEDLPGLVDLAGALVVNIGTLADDYVEGMHVAMTQANDMNMPVILDPVAAGVNALRTGISLEFLEKYHPVILRGNASEIMAVAGEDGCPKGVDTSMEVDEARGAAKALNKRYGCVVLVSGETDLVVDASREIRLAGGSAMMPRVTGLGCTCTALAGAFAAVQPDYFQAAVDTAAVMNIAGEQAAEVSPGPGSLQMHLHDALYLLDEDTIRARLKVAAL; translated from the coding sequence ATGAGCGCTTCCGAAACGTTGATAAAAAGGGTCTGGAACGATGTGCGAGCGGTCCGAGAACAAGCCCCGCTCATCGTCAACATCACCAATTACGTGGTCACCAACAACACCGCGAACTCCCTGCTCGCGCTGGGGGCCTCCCCGGCCATGAACCATGTGGCCGAAGACCTGCCCGGGCTCGTGGACCTGGCCGGCGCGCTGGTGGTCAACATCGGCACCCTGGCGGACGACTACGTGGAGGGAATGCATGTGGCCATGACCCAGGCCAACGACATGAACATGCCCGTGATTCTCGATCCCGTGGCCGCCGGAGTGAATGCGCTGCGCACCGGCATTTCGCTGGAATTTCTGGAAAAGTATCATCCCGTCATCCTTCGTGGCAACGCCTCGGAGATCATGGCCGTGGCGGGCGAGGACGGCTGCCCCAAGGGTGTGGACACCTCCATGGAAGTGGACGAGGCCAGGGGCGCGGCCAAGGCACTGAACAAGCGGTACGGCTGCGTGGTTCTGGTCAGCGGCGAGACCGACCTGGTAGTCGACGCGTCCCGGGAAATCCGGTTGGCCGGAGGCTCGGCCATGATGCCCCGCGTAACGGGCCTCGGCTGCACCTGCACAGCCCTTGCCGGAGCCTTCGCCGCGGTCCAGCCCGACTATTTCCAGGCGGCCGTGGACACCGCCGCGGTCATGAACATCGCCGGAGAACAAGCCGCCGAGGTCTCGCCCGGCCCAGGCAGCCTGCAAATGCATCTGCACGACGCGCTCTACCTCCTCGACGAGGACACGATACGCGCAAGACTCAAGGTAGCGGCGTTATGA
- a CDS encoding MTH1187 family thiamine-binding protein — protein sequence MSCVATFSIFPLERTDEGSLAPYVARTIAIVRESGLPYELGAMGTVIEGDFDKVMATIKRCHDDMRNDCGRVYLTLAVDSRSGEAGRMQSKVDSVGELLK from the coding sequence GTGAGTTGTGTAGCCACCTTTAGCATCTTCCCCCTGGAACGGACGGACGAAGGGTCTCTCGCGCCCTACGTGGCCCGGACCATTGCGATCGTCCGGGAATCCGGGCTGCCCTATGAACTGGGAGCCATGGGAACCGTCATCGAAGGCGATTTCGACAAAGTCATGGCCACCATCAAGCGTTGCCACGACGACATGCGCAACGACTGCGGCCGGGTCTACCTCACACTGGCCGTCGATTCCCGGTCGGGCGAGGCGGGACGGATGCAAAGCAAGGTCGACAGCGTCGGGGAGCTGCTGAAATGA
- the thiE gene encoding thiamine phosphate synthase — MRTEDLLVYLVTDRILCLGRSLEEVVAEAASGGCTMVQLREKDADTGEFVELARSLHRLLKPRNIPLLINDRVDVALAAGVEGVHVGQSDMLPEDVRRLIGPNAIVGLSVDTEAELLDAQNRPVDYLGIGPVYPTDTKKDIKGTPWGPEGLRRAVELSSIPLVAIGGVQRDNARAVSGSGVAGIAVVSAICSAPSPAEATRALVRAMKEGAQ, encoded by the coding sequence ATGAGAACCGAAGACCTGCTCGTCTATCTCGTTACCGACCGCATCCTCTGCCTGGGCCGTTCCCTGGAGGAAGTCGTGGCCGAGGCCGCCTCGGGCGGTTGCACCATGGTCCAGCTGCGGGAAAAGGACGCCGACACCGGAGAGTTCGTCGAACTGGCCCGCTCCCTGCATCGACTGCTCAAACCGCGCAACATCCCCCTGCTCATCAACGACCGCGTGGACGTGGCCCTGGCAGCCGGGGTCGAAGGCGTGCACGTGGGGCAATCGGACATGCTTCCCGAAGACGTCCGCCGCCTTATCGGCCCCAACGCCATCGTCGGCCTGTCCGTGGACACCGAAGCCGAACTTCTGGACGCCCAGAACCGTCCCGTGGATTACCTCGGCATCGGCCCGGTCTATCCCACCGACACCAAGAAGGACATCAAGGGCACGCCATGGGGCCCGGAAGGGCTGCGGCGCGCCGTGGAGCTATCCTCCATCCCGCTGGTGGCAATCGGCGGCGTACAGCGCGACAACGCCCGCGCCGTGTCCGGTTCCGGAGTGGCGGGCATAGCCGTGGTGTCGGCCATCTGCTCCGCCCCCTCCCCGGCCGAAGCGACGCGGGCGTTGGTCCGCGCCATGAAGGAAGGGGCGCAATAA
- the nifJ gene encoding pyruvate:ferredoxin (flavodoxin) oxidoreductase: protein MPKKIMKTMDGNTAAAHVAYAMSETAAIYPITPSTPMGEIADEWAAQGRKNIFGQTVQIRQMQSEAGAAGAVHGSLAGGALTTTFTASQGLLLMIPNMYKIAGELLPGVFHVSARAVAAHALSIFGDHQDVMACRQTGFAMLFSNSVQEVMDLSLVAHIAAVEASVPFMSVFDGFRTSHEIQKIEVIDYEDMKPLLNMDKVAEFRKRAMNPEHPNIRGTAQNPDIYFQGREATNTYYEAIPDIVADAMEKVGKITGRGYKLFDYVGHPNAERIIIAAGSACETIEETVNYLTSKGQKVGLVKVRLYRPFSIKHMFSAIPKTVKEIAVLDRTKEPGSLGDPLYLDVCAAYAGKADAPVIVGGRYGLGSKDFTPAQAESVFNSLAKPKNGFTVGINDDVTNTSLFDCDCVDTTPEGTVQCKFWGLGSDGTVGANKQAIKIIGDNTDMYAQGYFAYDSKKSGGITISHLRFGKKPIQSTYLVQNADYIACHNPNYVNLYDVLEGIKDGGTFVLNCPWTADEMDSRLPAAMRRTIAEKGLKFYTVDAVKIAGEVGLGGRINMVMQTAFFKLADVIPFDKAVTLLKEGIVKAYGKKGQKIVDMNNAAVDAATGAIVEIPVPEAWKTLKDDKPVNRDEPDYVKDVMRPVLAQKGDTLPVSAFSHDGTMPSATAKFEKRGVAILVPQWIKENCIQCNQCAFVCPHSALRSVLATDDELKSAPATFETIDGIGKDAKGMHFRLQVNTLDCLGCGNCADICPAKEKALVMKPIATQTEIQVPNFDFSETVSYKDAFGRDTVKGSQFRKSLMEFSGACAGCGETPYVKVITQLFGERMVIANATGCSSIWGASAPTAPYCVNGEGHGPAWGNSLFEDAAEFGYGIEMATDQRRTHLAALCTEAAKAEEGALKTKLNKWVKVMDDPEESRLAGEAIKEALKGTRKKALKEILSMSDLFTKQSIWVFGGDGWAYDIGYGGLDHVLASGKDINVLVLDTEVYSNTGGQSSKATPLGSIAKFAAAGKTTNKKDLGRMAMTYGYVYVASVAMGANKQQFLKAVKEAEAYPGPSLIIAYAPCINQGIKKGMGKTQLEQKLAVESGYWPLYRYNPLLADEGKNPFALESKAPDGSLQEFLSGENRYAMLERFYPEFSKEYRTKIETDFNKRYETLKHMAGEDCKE, encoded by the coding sequence ATGCCCAAGAAAATCATGAAAACAATGGACGGCAATACCGCTGCCGCGCATGTGGCCTACGCCATGAGCGAGACGGCCGCCATCTATCCCATCACACCGTCCACGCCCATGGGCGAAATCGCCGATGAATGGGCGGCCCAGGGGCGAAAGAACATTTTCGGCCAAACCGTGCAGATTCGCCAGATGCAGTCCGAGGCGGGCGCGGCGGGCGCGGTTCACGGCTCCCTGGCCGGCGGCGCGCTGACCACCACCTTCACGGCCTCCCAGGGGCTGCTCCTGATGATTCCGAACATGTACAAGATCGCGGGCGAACTGCTGCCCGGCGTCTTCCACGTGTCCGCCCGCGCCGTTGCGGCCCACGCCCTGTCCATCTTCGGCGACCACCAGGACGTCATGGCCTGCCGCCAGACCGGCTTCGCCATGCTCTTTTCGAACTCGGTGCAGGAAGTCATGGACCTCTCCCTGGTAGCGCACATCGCCGCCGTTGAAGCCAGCGTCCCGTTCATGTCCGTGTTCGACGGTTTCCGCACCTCCCACGAAATCCAGAAGATCGAAGTCATCGACTACGAGGACATGAAGCCCCTGCTGAACATGGACAAGGTGGCCGAGTTCCGTAAACGGGCCATGAACCCGGAACATCCGAACATCCGAGGCACTGCACAGAACCCGGACATCTATTTCCAGGGCCGCGAGGCGACCAACACCTATTATGAGGCCATCCCCGACATCGTCGCCGACGCCATGGAAAAGGTCGGCAAGATCACCGGCCGAGGCTACAAGCTGTTCGACTACGTTGGCCACCCCAACGCCGAGCGCATCATCATCGCCGCGGGTTCCGCCTGTGAGACCATCGAGGAGACCGTCAACTACCTGACCTCCAAGGGCCAGAAAGTCGGCCTGGTCAAAGTCCGCCTGTACCGGCCGTTCTCGATCAAGCACATGTTCTCCGCCATCCCCAAGACCGTGAAAGAGATCGCGGTGCTTGACCGCACCAAGGAACCCGGTTCCCTGGGCGATCCCCTGTACCTCGACGTCTGCGCCGCCTACGCGGGCAAGGCCGACGCCCCCGTCATCGTCGGCGGACGCTACGGCCTCGGCTCCAAGGACTTCACTCCGGCCCAGGCCGAGTCGGTCTTCAACTCCCTGGCCAAGCCCAAAAACGGCTTCACCGTCGGCATCAACGACGACGTCACCAACACCTCGCTCTTCGACTGCGACTGTGTGGACACCACCCCCGAGGGCACGGTCCAGTGCAAGTTCTGGGGCCTGGGTTCCGACGGCACGGTGGGCGCGAACAAGCAAGCCATCAAGATCATCGGCGACAACACCGACATGTACGCGCAGGGCTACTTCGCCTACGACTCCAAGAAGTCCGGCGGCATCACCATCTCCCACCTGCGCTTCGGCAAGAAGCCCATCCAGTCCACCTACCTGGTGCAGAACGCGGACTACATCGCCTGTCACAACCCGAACTACGTCAACCTCTACGACGTGCTGGAAGGGATCAAGGACGGCGGCACCTTCGTGCTCAACTGCCCTTGGACCGCTGATGAGATGGACTCGCGCCTGCCTGCCGCCATGCGTCGCACCATCGCGGAGAAGGGCCTCAAATTCTACACCGTCGACGCCGTCAAGATCGCGGGCGAGGTGGGCCTCGGCGGCCGCATCAACATGGTCATGCAGACCGCCTTCTTCAAACTGGCCGACGTCATCCCGTTTGATAAGGCCGTTACCCTGCTCAAGGAAGGCATCGTAAAGGCATACGGCAAGAAGGGCCAAAAGATCGTCGACATGAACAACGCAGCCGTGGACGCGGCCACCGGAGCGATCGTGGAAATTCCCGTGCCCGAGGCATGGAAGACCCTCAAGGACGACAAGCCGGTCAACCGCGACGAGCCCGACTACGTCAAGGACGTCATGCGCCCGGTTCTGGCCCAGAAGGGCGACACCCTGCCCGTCTCGGCCTTCTCCCACGACGGCACCATGCCCTCCGCCACCGCCAAATTCGAAAAGCGCGGCGTGGCCATCCTGGTCCCCCAATGGATCAAGGAAAACTGCATCCAGTGCAACCAATGCGCTTTTGTCTGCCCGCACTCCGCCCTGCGCTCCGTGCTGGCCACTGACGATGAGTTGAAATCCGCCCCCGCGACCTTCGAGACCATCGACGGCATCGGCAAGGATGCCAAGGGAATGCACTTCCGCCTTCAGGTCAACACCCTGGACTGCCTGGGCTGCGGCAACTGCGCCGACATCTGCCCGGCCAAGGAAAAAGCCCTGGTCATGAAGCCCATCGCCACCCAGACCGAGATCCAGGTGCCGAACTTCGACTTCTCCGAGACCGTCTCCTACAAGGACGCCTTCGGCCGCGACACGGTCAAGGGCTCCCAGTTCCGCAAGTCTCTCATGGAGTTCTCCGGCGCCTGCGCAGGCTGCGGCGAGACCCCTTACGTCAAGGTCATCACCCAGCTCTTCGGCGAACGCATGGTCATCGCCAACGCGACCGGCTGCTCCTCCATCTGGGGCGCATCCGCTCCCACCGCTCCTTATTGCGTCAACGGCGAGGGACACGGCCCGGCCTGGGGCAACTCCCTGTTCGAAGACGCGGCCGAGTTCGGCTACGGCATCGAAATGGCTACTGACCAGCGGCGCACCCATCTGGCCGCGCTCTGCACCGAGGCCGCCAAGGCCGAGGAAGGCGCGCTCAAGACCAAGCTGAACAAGTGGGTCAAGGTCATGGACGATCCCGAGGAATCCCGGCTTGCCGGCGAAGCCATCAAGGAAGCTCTCAAGGGAACTCGCAAGAAGGCCCTCAAGGAGATCCTGTCGATGTCCGACCTGTTCACCAAGCAGTCCATCTGGGTCTTCGGCGGCGACGGCTGGGCCTACGACATCGGCTACGGCGGGTTGGATCACGTTCTCGCCTCGGGCAAGGACATCAACGTCCTGGTTCTCGACACCGAAGTCTACTCCAACACCGGCGGCCAGTCCTCCAAGGCCACTCCGCTCGGCTCCATCGCCAAGTTCGCGGCGGCCGGAAAGACCACCAACAAAAAGGACCTCGGCCGCATGGCCATGACCTACGGCTACGTCTATGTCGCCTCCGTGGCCATGGGCGCCAACAAGCAGCAGTTCCTCAAGGCCGTCAAGGAAGCCGAGGCCTACCCCGGCCCGTCCCTGATTATCGCCTACGCCCCCTGCATCAATCAAGGCATCAAGAAGGGCATGGGCAAGACCCAGCTGGAACAGAAGCTGGCCGTGGAATCCGGCTACTGGCCGCTCTACCGCTACAACCCGCTGCTGGCCGACGAAGGCAAAAACCCGTTCGCCCTGGAGTCCAAGGCTCCCGACGGCTCCCTTCAGGAGTTCCTGTCCGGCGAAAACCGCTACGCCATGCTCGAACGCTTCTATCCCGAGTTCTCCAAGGAGTACCGGACCAAGATCGAAACCGACTTCAACAAGCGTTACGAGACCCTCAAGCACATGGCGGGCGAAGACTGCAAGGAATAG
- a CDS encoding efflux RND transporter permease subunit has product MASNSVAANLLMVVFLVGGLILALQIKQEVFPEFSMDTVTVSISYLGASPSEVEQGCVLSIEQAVQGLDGVKEVTSVSSEGNGSVVVEALEGANLQKLAQDIKTEVDRITSFPEEAEDPVVSEVSHQRQVLSVVVYGDLQETTLRELAEQLREELIANQGVTQAELSEVSGLQISIEIPQNRLRAHNLSLGEVADRIGEASVDLPGGAIKAQSGEVLVRMKDRRDYGRDFARIPVVTGNDGTQVRVEDIAEVVDGFEDDDIITSYNGKPAVRLDVYRVGNQTPISVADSVKETLKTFKARLPAGVSVDILNDMSETYSQRMDLLLGNGVMGLSLVFIFLALFLEPKLAFWVAMGIPISFLGSFLVLSLLGVSINMITMFAFLIALGIVVDDAIVVGENVFTMRQEGLSPLEAAIAGARRIAMPVVFSVLTNIAAFMPLLFVPGVMGKMFWAIPVVVIAVFSVSLIESLFVLPAHLSHLGDKRSRGMAWITRYQERVANGLLRFIRSVYRPFLDWCLQWRYATVATGVGLLLLCGAFVVSGRLGFTLMPKVESDFAYATAELPYGSPVEKTKAVRDRLLAAADKVTAENGGDRLVVGVDSKIGGAGRDISGTHVVKINVYLESADIRPITTQQFVDKWREEVGDIVGLEVLSFASDRGGPGAGAALEFELSHSDTRVLERAAAELSEDLAQYPGVTDVDDGFSPGKDQLDFSMTAAGRALGLTAQEVASQVRAAYNGKEVLRQQRSRNEVKVVVRRPERERVSEYDLEEMVLKTPDGKEVLLRDVVDVKRGSAYTAINRTDGRRVLSVTADVVPRDQATKVMQSVLAEVVPVLKVKYPGLSCRMQGMQADMTESTNTLFEGLMLAMLAVYALLAIPFKSYVQPAIIMVSIPFGAVGAILGHMAFGYPISLMSLLGIVALSGVVVNDSLVLIDRANQYCREGRCAHDAVLDAGTVRFRPILLTTLTTFSGLAPMILETSMQARFLIPMALSLGFGILFATLITLVLVPCLYMILEDIRRKLHIMAFKRPPAAYRNLAEK; this is encoded by the coding sequence ATGGCGAGCAATTCCGTAGCCGCCAACCTGCTCATGGTCGTGTTTCTGGTGGGCGGTCTCATCCTGGCCCTGCAAATCAAGCAGGAGGTTTTTCCCGAGTTCTCCATGGATACGGTCACTGTGTCCATCTCCTATCTGGGGGCCAGTCCCTCGGAGGTGGAACAGGGGTGTGTCCTGTCCATCGAGCAGGCCGTGCAGGGGCTTGACGGTGTGAAGGAGGTCACTTCGGTTTCCTCCGAAGGTAACGGCAGCGTGGTGGTGGAAGCCCTGGAAGGGGCGAACTTGCAAAAGCTCGCGCAGGACATCAAAACCGAAGTCGACCGCATCACCTCTTTTCCCGAAGAGGCCGAGGACCCGGTCGTCTCCGAGGTCTCCCATCAACGGCAGGTCCTGTCGGTGGTGGTTTACGGCGATCTACAGGAAACCACCCTGCGCGAGTTGGCCGAGCAGCTCCGCGAGGAGCTTATCGCCAATCAGGGCGTGACACAGGCCGAGTTGTCCGAGGTCAGCGGGCTTCAAATTTCCATAGAGATCCCCCAGAACCGTCTGCGCGCCCATAATCTGAGCCTTGGAGAGGTGGCGGACCGCATTGGCGAGGCCTCGGTAGACCTGCCCGGCGGCGCCATCAAGGCGCAGTCCGGCGAAGTCCTGGTGCGCATGAAGGACCGCCGCGATTACGGCCGCGATTTCGCCCGCATCCCGGTGGTCACCGGCAACGACGGCACCCAGGTGCGCGTGGAGGATATCGCCGAGGTCGTCGACGGGTTCGAGGACGACGACATCATCACCTCATATAACGGCAAGCCCGCCGTCCGTCTGGACGTGTATCGCGTCGGTAACCAGACGCCTATATCCGTGGCCGATTCGGTAAAGGAGACGCTTAAGACCTTCAAAGCCAGGCTCCCGGCGGGCGTGTCCGTGGACATCCTCAACGACATGTCCGAGACATATTCCCAGCGCATGGACCTGCTCCTGGGCAACGGCGTCATGGGGCTCTCCCTGGTTTTCATTTTCCTGGCCCTGTTCCTGGAGCCGAAGCTTGCTTTCTGGGTCGCCATGGGCATCCCCATATCTTTTCTGGGCAGTTTCCTGGTCCTTTCCCTGCTGGGCGTGAGCATCAACATGATAACCATGTTCGCTTTTCTCATCGCGCTCGGCATCGTGGTGGATGACGCCATTGTGGTGGGCGAAAACGTCTTCACCATGCGGCAGGAGGGGCTGTCTCCGCTCGAAGCGGCCATAGCCGGGGCCAGGCGCATCGCCATGCCCGTGGTCTTCAGCGTGTTGACCAACATTGCGGCCTTTATGCCGTTGCTGTTCGTCCCCGGTGTCATGGGCAAGATGTTCTGGGCCATCCCGGTGGTGGTCATAGCCGTTTTCTCGGTTTCGCTCATCGAGAGCCTGTTCGTCCTGCCCGCCCACCTGTCCCATCTGGGCGACAAGCGGAGCCGGGGCATGGCTTGGATTACCCGATATCAGGAGCGTGTGGCCAATGGACTGCTCCGGTTCATTCGAAGCGTCTACCGTCCGTTTCTGGATTGGTGCCTGCAATGGCGGTACGCCACGGTGGCCACGGGGGTCGGCCTGCTTCTCCTGTGCGGCGCATTCGTCGTGAGCGGCCGGTTGGGCTTTACTCTCATGCCGAAGGTCGAGTCCGATTTCGCCTATGCCACGGCCGAGTTGCCCTATGGGTCGCCCGTGGAGAAAACCAAGGCCGTGCGCGACAGGCTTCTGGCCGCGGCCGACAAGGTGACGGCGGAGAATGGCGGCGACCGGCTGGTCGTGGGGGTGGATTCCAAGATCGGCGGGGCGGGCCGAGACATCTCCGGTACGCACGTGGTCAAGATCAACGTGTACCTGGAATCGGCGGATATTCGCCCCATCACCACGCAGCAGTTCGTGGACAAGTGGCGCGAGGAAGTGGGCGACATCGTCGGGCTCGAAGTCCTGTCCTTCGCTTCGGACCGGGGCGGCCCAGGCGCAGGGGCCGCCCTTGAATTCGAGCTCAGTCACTCGGACACCAGGGTTCTGGAGCGGGCGGCTGCCGAGTTGTCCGAGGACCTTGCGCAATATCCGGGCGTCACGGATGTGGACGACGGATTTTCTCCCGGCAAGGATCAGCTCGATTTCAGCATGACCGCTGCGGGCCGCGCTCTGGGGCTGACCGCTCAGGAAGTGGCGAGTCAGGTCCGCGCCGCCTACAACGGAAAGGAGGTTCTGCGCCAGCAGCGGAGCCGCAACGAGGTCAAGGTGGTGGTTCGCAGGCCCGAGCGGGAACGGGTGTCGGAATACGATTTGGAAGAGATGGTGCTCAAGACCCCGGACGGTAAGGAAGTGCTCCTGCGCGACGTGGTCGACGTCAAGCGGGGCAGTGCCTACACCGCCATCAACCGCACGGACGGTCGACGGGTGTTGTCCGTCACGGCGGACGTGGTCCCGCGCGATCAGGCAACCAAGGTCATGCAGAGCGTCCTGGCCGAGGTCGTGCCTGTGCTCAAGGTCAAGTATCCGGGGCTGTCCTGCCGTATGCAGGGGATGCAGGCGGACATGACCGAGTCCACCAACACCCTGTTTGAAGGGTTGATGCTGGCCATGCTCGCCGTGTACGCCTTGCTGGCCATTCCGTTCAAGAGCTACGTCCAGCCGGCCATCATCATGGTCAGCATCCCGTTCGGCGCGGTGGGCGCGATTCTCGGGCACATGGCCTTCGGCTATCCCATCAGCCTTATGAGTTTGCTCGGCATCGTTGCCCTGTCGGGCGTGGTGGTCAACGATTCGCTGGTGCTCATTGACCGGGCGAACCAGTATTGCAGGGAGGGGCGGTGTGCCCACGACGCGGTGCTCGACGCAGGCACGGTCCGGTTCAGGCCCATCCTGCTGACCACTCTGACAACCTTTAGCGGTTTGGCTCCGATGATCCTTGAAACCTCCATGCAGGCCCGGTTCCTCATCCCCATGGCCCTGTCGCTCGGGTTCGGCATTCTCTTCGCCACCCTGATTACCCTGGTGTTGGTGCCGTGCCTGTATATGATTCTGGAGGACATCCGGCGCAAGCTGCACATCATGGCCTTCAAACGGCCGCCCGCAGCATACCGGAATCTGGCCGAAAAATAA